CGGGTTCGCCGCGAAAAAGCGGCGCATGTCGGCGTATTTCAGCTCGCCGTAGACGAGCTCGCCGAAGGCGGGATGCCACGCGCCCGCAACGACGTCGCTTTCGCAGCTTTCGGTGCGCTGCAGACCGAGGCGGATGATCTTCACTCCCGCTTCATCGAAGACGCGGACGAGCTTTACGCAGAGTTCAACGGCTTCGCCGACCGTCTGCGGACGGTATTCGCCCGACGCGTACATACGCGCGAGCGCGGTGTTTTTCAGCACTACGGTCGGATATATCCGCACGCATTCCGGTGCGAGTTTCACAATTTCGTTCGCGGTGAAAAGTGCGCCTTCGTCGTCATCGCCCGGCAGGCCGGTCATCATCTGCAAGCCGAGGCGTATATCCTTCGCTTTTATCAGCGCGGAGGCACGGCGCGTGTCGTCCGCGGTGTGCCCTCTGCCGCTTTTGAAAAGCACTTCGTCGCGCATGCTCTGTGCGCCGAGCTCGATTACCGTAACGCCCGCGGCTTTCAGCTCGCCGAGCACCTCTTCGTCGATACAGTCGGGACGGGTGGAAAGACGTATGCCCGAGAAACCGCCTTTATCGAGTTCTTCCCGCGCCGCATTAAGCAGCAAACGCATATATCCGCGCTCTATCGCAGTGAAGCTTCCGCCAAAGAAGGCAATCTCGGCGTTCTCCGCGCCGGCGTTTCTGACGCGACGTGCGGCGATATGCACGTCCTCCGGCGTCGCGGGAACGGTAACGCCCGCTATCGTGCGCTGGTTACAGAAGACGCAGTCGTTCGGGCAGCCGAGATGCGGCACGAACACCGCGGCTCTCGCTTCAGTTTTCATCGGAGTAATTTTTCAGTGCCTCGGCGGCCGCGCTCTGCTCGGCTTCCTTTTTGCTGGACGCCTCGCCGCGCCCCGCGAGCTTGCCGTTGACGTAAAGCTCTATACGGAAACGCTTGGCATGGTCGGGTCCGTCTTCGCCGGCGAGCACGTATTCGATACGGCTGCCCTTCTTGCGCTGGACGAGCTCCTGAAGCGCGGACTTCGCGTCCTCGCGTCTTATCTCGCGCTTGCGGAATCCCTCGGTAATGAAGGGCAGAACGAATTTCTTCGCCTCATCCATTCCGCCGTCTATGAAAATCGCCGCGATAAGCGCCTCGAACGCGTCGGAGGTCACGGACGGACGCGTTCTGCCGCCGGTCGCCTCCTCGCCGCTGTTAAGGAACAGCTCATCGCCGAGTTTTATCTGCGCGGCGTATTCCGCAAGCGCCTTCTCGTTGACGAGCGCGGCACGAACGCGGGTAAGCAATCCCTCGCGGCTGTCCGGCAACGCGGAATACAAAAACTCCGCAGTTATCACCGAAAGCACGGAATCGCCCAAAAACTCCAGGCGTTCGTTGCATTCCGCGCCCTTGTGCTCGTTCGAGTAAGATGAATGCGTGAGCG
The genomic region above belongs to Clostridia bacterium and contains:
- the rnc gene encoding ribonuclease III produces the protein MSDKTDLQNRIGYKFKDESLLFRALTHSSYSNEHKGAECNERLEFLGDSVLSVITAEFLYSALPDSREGLLTRVRAALVNEKALAEYAAQIKLGDELFLNSGEEATGGRTRPSVTSDAFEALIAAIFIDGGMDEAKKFVLPFITEGFRKREIRREDAKSALQELVQRKKGSRIEYVLAGEDGPDHAKRFRIELYVNGKLAGRGEASSKKEAEQSAAAEALKNYSDEN
- a CDS encoding radical SAM protein, whose protein sequence is MKTEARAAVFVPHLGCPNDCVFCNQRTIAGVTVPATPEDVHIAARRVRNAGAENAEIAFFGGSFTAIERGYMRLLLNAAREELDKGGFSGIRLSTRPDCIDEEVLGELKAAGVTVIELGAQSMRDEVLFKSGRGHTADDTRRASALIKAKDIRLGLQMMTGLPGDDDEGALFTANEIVKLAPECVRIYPTVVLKNTALARMYASGEYRPQTVGEAVELCVKLVRVFDEAGVKIIRLGLQRTESCESDVVAGAWHPAFGELVYGELKYADMRRFFAANPPEKGGEYAVSCGSGGVSLFVGQNRRNFTRLAGEFGVKMKTDVSGEFPEGTIRRI